From Variovorax sp. PMC12, the proteins below share one genomic window:
- a CDS encoding MATE family efflux transporter — protein MSAQSGERGLIARHAGTVLVGQLAVMAFGVTDTIIAGRYSEGALAALSVGAAIFISVYVSLMGVLQALLPVWAELHGGGRGSEVGRSVRQSLYLAAIAIVVGMAALLAPAAVLRLTQVPPEMRGDVEMYLRVLAFALAPALLFRLFSTLNQSLGKPQLVTWLQLGSLVVKLPLSIWFTFGGAGLPAMGLVGCGWATLCVNWAMLACAVWLLRSSPFYRGYRLWERLEKPDWQQIRLFARMGVPGGLAVLVEVTSFTLMALFIARLGTAAAAAHQIAANLMAVAYMVPLSLSIATSARVSFWLGAGDVARARHACRLGFEQTVLCALLFSTALVTLRHQLANVYSDNPAVVGLAAALMVAVAAYHLADAVQTLCVFLLRCYRVTLAPLVIYCTMLWGLGLGGSYMLAYHGLGPWGAMQSPLAFWIMSAGALAVTALFFITLLRWTMNKRSA, from the coding sequence GTGAGCGCACAAAGCGGCGAAAGGGGCCTGATCGCGCGGCATGCCGGCACGGTGCTGGTCGGGCAGCTGGCCGTGATGGCCTTCGGCGTGACCGACACCATCATCGCCGGCCGCTACTCAGAGGGCGCGCTGGCCGCGCTGTCGGTGGGCGCGGCGATCTTCATCAGCGTGTATGTGTCGCTGATGGGCGTGCTGCAGGCGCTGCTGCCTGTGTGGGCCGAACTGCACGGCGGCGGCCGCGGCAGCGAAGTAGGCCGCTCGGTCCGGCAATCGCTGTATCTCGCCGCCATTGCCATCGTGGTCGGCATGGCGGCGCTGCTCGCACCTGCCGCCGTGCTGCGGCTCACACAGGTACCGCCCGAAATGCGCGGCGACGTGGAGATGTACCTTCGCGTGCTGGCCTTCGCCCTGGCTCCCGCCCTGCTCTTTCGCCTGTTCAGCACGTTGAACCAGAGCCTGGGCAAGCCGCAACTCGTGACCTGGCTGCAGCTCGGCTCGCTGGTGGTGAAGCTGCCGCTCTCGATCTGGTTCACCTTCGGCGGCGCGGGCCTGCCGGCGATGGGACTGGTGGGCTGCGGCTGGGCCACGCTGTGCGTGAACTGGGCCATGCTCGCCTGCGCGGTCTGGCTGTTGCGCAGCAGCCCTTTCTATCGCGGCTACAGGCTATGGGAGCGCCTCGAGAAGCCCGACTGGCAACAGATTCGCCTGTTCGCACGGATGGGCGTGCCGGGCGGGCTGGCCGTACTGGTCGAAGTGACCTCGTTCACGCTGATGGCACTGTTCATCGCGCGCCTTGGCACGGCTGCCGCCGCGGCGCACCAGATCGCCGCGAACCTGATGGCGGTGGCATACATGGTGCCGCTGTCGCTCTCGATCGCGACCAGCGCGCGCGTGAGTTTCTGGCTGGGCGCGGGCGATGTCGCCAGGGCGCGCCATGCATGCAGGCTGGGTTTCGAGCAGACCGTGTTGTGCGCCCTGCTTTTCTCCACCGCGCTGGTCACGCTGCGCCATCAGTTGGCCAACGTGTACTCGGACAACCCCGCCGTGGTCGGGCTGGCCGCGGCGCTGATGGTGGCGGTAGCTGCATACCACCTGGCCGACGCCGTTCAGACGCTGTGCGTGTTCCTGCTGCGGTGCTACCGGGTGACGCTCGCGCCGCTGGTCATCTACTGCACGATGCTCTGGGGCCTGGGGCTCGGTGGCAGCTACATGCTGGCGTATCACGGCCTGGGTCCGTGGGGAGCCATGCAATCGCCGCTGGCGTTCTGGATCATGAGCGCGGGCGCGCTGGCCGTGACGGCACTGTTCTTCATCACCCTGCTGCGCTGGACGATGAACAAGCGCTCGGCCTGA
- the rho gene encoding transcription termination factor Rho, translated as MHLNELKALHVSEVLKQAEALEIENVGRMRKQELMFAIIKKRAKAGEQVFADGVLEILPDGFGFLRSPDTSFTASTDDIYISPSQVRRFNLHTGDMIEGEVRTPKDGERYFALTKLDKVNDGPPEQNKHKVMFENLTPLFPKEQMKLERDGIKGEENITGRIIDIIAPIGKGQRALLVAPPKSGKTVMMQHIAHAISANYPDVHMMVLLVDERPEEVTEMQRTVKGEVIASTFDEPAARHVHVAEMVIERAKRLVELKKDVVILLDSITRLARAYNNVVPSSGKVLTGGVDSNALQRPKRFLGAARNVEEGGSLTIIGTALIDTGSRMDEVIFEEFKGTGNSEIHLDRRLYEKRVFPSIQLNRSGTRREELLLAPEILQKTRILRQLMYNMDEIESMELMLKNMKATKTNVEFFDMMRRGG; from the coding sequence ATGCACTTAAACGAACTCAAGGCACTCCACGTGTCTGAAGTCCTCAAGCAAGCCGAAGCGCTTGAGATCGAAAACGTCGGCCGCATGCGCAAGCAGGAGCTGATGTTCGCGATCATCAAGAAGCGCGCCAAGGCCGGCGAGCAGGTCTTCGCCGACGGCGTGCTCGAAATCCTGCCGGACGGCTTCGGCTTCCTGCGCAGCCCCGACACCAGCTTCACGGCCAGCACGGACGACATCTACATCTCGCCGAGCCAGGTGCGCCGCTTCAACCTGCACACCGGCGACATGATCGAAGGCGAAGTGCGCACGCCCAAGGACGGCGAGCGCTATTTCGCGCTGACCAAGCTCGACAAGGTCAACGACGGTCCGCCCGAGCAGAACAAGCACAAGGTGATGTTCGAAAACCTGACGCCGCTGTTCCCCAAGGAACAGATGAAGCTCGAGCGCGACGGCATCAAGGGCGAAGAGAACATCACCGGCCGCATCATCGACATCATCGCTCCCATCGGCAAAGGCCAGCGCGCCCTGCTCGTGGCACCGCCCAAGAGCGGCAAGACGGTGATGATGCAGCACATCGCCCACGCGATCAGCGCGAACTACCCCGACGTCCACATGATGGTGCTGCTCGTCGACGAGCGCCCTGAAGAAGTGACCGAAATGCAGCGCACCGTGAAGGGCGAGGTCATTGCCTCGACCTTCGACGAACCCGCCGCGCGCCACGTGCACGTCGCCGAAATGGTGATCGAGCGCGCCAAGCGCCTGGTCGAACTCAAGAAGGACGTGGTGATCCTGCTCGACTCGATCACCCGCCTCGCCCGCGCCTACAACAACGTCGTGCCCTCGTCGGGCAAGGTGCTGACCGGCGGTGTCGACTCCAACGCCCTGCAGCGCCCCAAGCGCTTCCTGGGCGCCGCGCGCAACGTGGAAGAAGGCGGCTCGCTGACCATCATCGGCACCGCGCTGATCGACACCGGCAGCCGCATGGACGAAGTGATCTTCGAAGAGTTCAAGGGCACCGGCAACTCCGAAATCCACCTCGACCGCCGCCTGTACGAAAAGCGCGTGTTCCCCTCGATCCAGCTCAACCGCAGCGGCACCCGCCGCGAAGAACTGCTGCTGGCCCCCGAGATCCTCCAGAAGACCCGCATCCTGCGCCAGCTCATGTACAACATGGACGAGATCGAGTCGATGGAGCTGATGCTCAAGAACATGAAGGCGACGAAGACCAATGTCGAGTTCTTCGACATGATGCGTCGCGGCGGCTGA
- the phoU gene encoding phosphate signaling complex protein PhoU yields MTEKHLSSQFDSELNGVSSRVMELGGMVESQIHQAVYALLQFDSDAADRVMETEHRVNAMEIDIDRELSSIIARRQPTARDLRLLIAISKTTANLERVGDEANKIARMVKSIIESGSARQLPTTELRIAADLASGLLRTALDAFARLDTAAALSILKDDDLIDREFDGFVRKLVTYMMEDPRTISASLDLLFLAKAIERIGDHAKNIAEFIIYIVKGADVRHTSMQEIESALQ; encoded by the coding sequence ATGACCGAGAAACACCTTTCCAGCCAGTTCGACAGCGAACTCAACGGCGTCTCGTCGCGCGTGATGGAGCTCGGCGGCATGGTCGAGTCGCAGATCCACCAGGCTGTGTACGCGCTGCTGCAGTTCGACTCCGACGCCGCCGACCGCGTGATGGAGACCGAGCATCGCGTCAACGCGATGGAGATCGACATCGACCGCGAACTGTCGTCGATCATCGCGCGCCGCCAGCCCACGGCCCGCGACCTGCGCCTGCTGATCGCCATCAGCAAGACCACCGCCAACCTCGAGCGCGTGGGCGACGAGGCCAACAAGATCGCGCGCATGGTCAAGTCGATCATCGAGAGCGGTTCGGCCCGCCAGTTGCCGACGACCGAACTGCGCATAGCTGCAGACCTTGCTTCCGGCCTGCTGCGCACCGCGCTGGATGCGTTCGCGCGCCTGGACACGGCCGCCGCGCTGTCGATCCTGAAGGACGACGACCTGATCGATCGCGAGTTCGACGGTTTCGTGCGCAAGCTGGTCACCTACATGATGGAAGACCCGCGCACGATTTCCGCCAGCCTCGACCTGCTGTTCCTGGCCAAGGCCATCGAGCGTATCGGCGACCATGCCAAGAACATCGCCGAGTTCATCATCTACATCGTCAAGGGTGCCGATGTGCGGCACACTTCGATGCAGGAAATCGAGTCCGCGCTGCAGTAA
- the trxA gene encoding thioredoxin TrxA has translation MASELIKHISDSSFEADVLKSSQPVLVDYWAEWCGPCKMIAPILDEVSATYEGKLQIAKLNVDENRDIPAKFGIRGIPTLMLFKDGQLAATKVGAMSKAQLTAFIDQQLA, from the coding sequence ATGGCCAGCGAACTCATCAAACACATCTCCGATTCCTCCTTCGAGGCCGACGTGCTCAAGTCCAGTCAGCCCGTTCTGGTCGACTACTGGGCCGAATGGTGCGGCCCCTGCAAGATGATCGCCCCGATCCTCGACGAAGTCTCGGCCACCTACGAAGGCAAGCTGCAGATCGCCAAGCTGAACGTGGACGAGAACCGCGACATCCCCGCCAAGTTCGGCATCCGCGGCATTCCCACGCTGATGCTGTTCAAGGACGGCCAGCTGGCCGCCACCAAGGTCGGCGCCATGAGCAAGGCGCAACTCACGGCCTTCATTGACCAGCAACTCGCCTGA
- a CDS encoding oxidoreductase: MTVTTLRAGLVGYGFAGQTFHAPVLSAVPGLELAAVASSQPEKVRKDWPGVPVVSDVAALVARSDIDLVVVATPNAQHFPVAKAALEAGKHVVVDKPFTLDVAEARALEALAQRNKRVLAVYQNRRFDSDFLTLKDVLASGELGRPVYLESHFDRFRPEVKVRWREQAVPGSGLWVDLGAHLVDQSVQLFGLPDTIQLDTAVLRDGAVVEDYFHAVLRYESGPHAPLRVVLHSTTLAADAAPRYIVHGTRGSYVKHGVDTQEDALRAGQRPPAEGWGADPLDGELTLVGSDGTASKRSVPTRAGNYVDYYAAVRDAILGKGPNPVPPEQAVALMELLDLGRQSALEGRAIPVARP, from the coding sequence ATGACTGTTACAACCTTGCGCGCCGGCCTGGTCGGCTATGGCTTTGCCGGCCAGACTTTCCATGCGCCCGTGCTTTCCGCGGTGCCAGGGCTCGAATTGGCCGCGGTGGCGAGTTCGCAGCCCGAGAAGGTCCGCAAGGACTGGCCCGGCGTGCCGGTGGTTTCCGATGTGGCGGCGCTGGTGGCCAGATCGGACATCGATCTTGTCGTAGTCGCGACACCCAATGCGCAACATTTTCCGGTCGCCAAGGCAGCGCTGGAGGCTGGCAAGCATGTGGTGGTCGACAAGCCTTTCACCCTCGACGTGGCCGAGGCCAGGGCGCTGGAGGCGTTGGCTCAGCGCAACAAGCGCGTGCTGGCGGTTTACCAGAACCGACGCTTCGACTCCGACTTCCTGACGCTCAAGGACGTCCTGGCGAGCGGCGAACTGGGCCGCCCCGTGTACCTGGAGTCGCATTTCGACCGGTTCCGGCCCGAGGTGAAGGTGCGGTGGCGAGAGCAGGCTGTGCCGGGGTCCGGCCTTTGGGTGGACCTGGGCGCGCACCTGGTCGACCAGTCGGTGCAGCTGTTCGGGCTGCCCGACACAATCCAGCTCGACACGGCCGTCCTGCGTGACGGCGCCGTGGTCGAAGATTACTTCCACGCCGTGCTGCGCTACGAAAGCGGACCGCATGCGCCGCTTCGCGTGGTGCTGCATTCGACAACCCTGGCGGCCGATGCGGCGCCGCGCTACATCGTGCATGGCACGCGCGGCAGCTACGTCAAGCATGGCGTGGATACGCAGGAAGATGCGTTGCGCGCGGGGCAAAGGCCGCCGGCCGAAGGGTGGGGTGCCGATCCGCTCGACGGCGAACTCACCCTGGTCGGCAGCGACGGCACGGCCAGCAAACGCAGCGTGCCCACGCGCGCGGGCAACTACGTCGACTACTACGCCGCGGTGCGCGACGCCATCCTGGGCAAGGGTCCGAATCCCGTGCCGCCCGAGCAGGCCGTGGCGCTGATGGAGCTGCTCGACCTTGGCCGGCAGAGCGCTCTTGAAGGCCGCGCGATTCCTGTGGCGCGCCCATGA
- the pstB gene encoding phosphate ABC transporter ATP-binding protein PstB has product MPNTVAQPSRSKISVKDLNFYYGKFHALKGINLEIPENKVTAFIGPSGCGKSTLLRTFNRMFELYPEQRAEGTIALDGENLLTSKQDVALIRAKVGMVFQKPTPFPMSIYDNIAFGVKLFENLSASEMDDRVEWALKKAALWTEVRDKLQQSGSGLSGGQQQRLCIARGIAIKPEVLLLDEPCSALDPISTAKIEELIAELKNEYTVVIVTHNMQQAARCSDYTAYMYLGDLIEFGATEQMFFKPQRKETEDYITGRFG; this is encoded by the coding sequence ATGCCAAATACCGTCGCACAACCGTCGCGCTCGAAGATCTCGGTCAAGGACCTGAACTTCTACTACGGCAAGTTCCACGCGCTCAAGGGCATCAACCTTGAGATCCCCGAGAACAAGGTCACGGCCTTCATCGGTCCGTCGGGCTGCGGCAAGTCGACCTTGCTGCGCACCTTCAACCGCATGTTCGAGCTCTATCCCGAACAGCGCGCCGAAGGCACCATTGCCCTGGACGGCGAGAACCTGCTCACCTCCAAGCAGGACGTGGCGCTGATCCGCGCCAAGGTCGGCATGGTGTTCCAGAAGCCCACGCCGTTCCCGATGTCGATCTACGACAACATCGCCTTCGGCGTGAAGCTGTTCGAGAACCTCTCGGCCAGCGAAATGGACGACCGCGTGGAATGGGCCCTGAAGAAGGCCGCCCTGTGGACCGAAGTGCGCGACAAGCTGCAGCAAAGCGGCTCGGGCCTCTCCGGCGGCCAGCAGCAGCGCCTGTGCATTGCACGCGGCATTGCCATCAAGCCCGAAGTGCTGCTGCTCGACGAACCCTGCTCGGCGCTCGACCCGATCTCCACCGCGAAGATCGAGGAACTGATCGCCGAGCTGAAAAACGAGTACACGGTGGTCATCGTGACGCATAACATGCAGCAGGCCGCCCGCTGCAGCGACTACACCGCGTACATGTACCTCGGCGACCTGATCGAATTCGGCGCCACCGAACAGATGTTCTTCAAGCCGCAGCGCAAGGAGACCGAGGACTACATCACCGGCCGCTTCGGTTGA
- a CDS encoding type B 50S ribosomal protein L31, with product MAKEGIHPNYREVLFVDMSNGFKFVTRSCANTKEMGKTDDGRELPLFKLDTTSESHPFYTGTQKSVDNMGGRVEKFRNRFGKTTGAASK from the coding sequence ATGGCAAAAGAAGGCATTCACCCGAATTACCGCGAAGTCCTGTTCGTCGACATGTCGAACGGCTTCAAGTTCGTGACCCGTTCGTGCGCGAACACCAAGGAAATGGGCAAGACCGACGACGGCCGCGAGCTCCCCCTGTTCAAGCTGGACACCACGAGCGAATCGCACCCCTTCTACACCGGCACCCAGAAGTCGGTCGACAACATGGGCGGTCGCGTCGAGAAGTTCCGCAACCGCTTCGGCAAGACCACCGGCGCCGCTTCGAAGTAA
- a CDS encoding PD-(D/E)XK nuclease family protein, translated as MNEGHPVQALWCDPADGIVARIVRALAERQVHAARTVVLVPYAQLMGVARAMWARCGSAGFVPRFETTHNWARSAGGFVPSGYDIAHDMARDLVTAQALLSQAGFSAERFALAGRLVELAYQLVPLASAVSPDERVGEWAARAAQVAEAGSESEWFRTESALIRIAVAWVATSGYATDVLQRESTRAQVDALLVLEGFQTDPLTQALCALWGDRALRLSLVPADTRPEAAASHVALDPEDEAELAAACVLRHLAEDRAPVALVATDRALTRRISAQLKAQGVITHDETGWKLSTTRAAATLMSSLRACAHDASSDQVLEWLKSGADGDALVVQSLEARLRREGVRDWSAWCALVARSEKSHDAALLSFTEAIEERRAPMMRSRPLAEWLRALRELLEAGDQWEPLSEDMAGGKVIAALWLDAGAHGDDEEFPGGRHTLAEFTAWVRDVLEDASFVPPAGDQAPKVVVLPLYQLLGRGFGAVVIPGCDDRRLPASPEPPGNWSAAQRADLGLPSREALEAAQRAAWAMALHNPSCELLWRQSDANGEPVRPSPLVQALQLDHALRPATDPRSPREVAVQPTEYPKPSGALLPLQNISTSVYEDLRRCPYRFFALRQLGLRSADELDAEVDKRDFGNWLHAVLGHFHQALTEAPTQDAQERAAFIEEAARRATRELGLSDAEFLPFAAAWPAVRDGYLHWLTGHEASGAVFVESEPWKEQPLGDLRLIGRLDRIDRMPDGQPFVIDYKTESASVSKERVKDPTEDTQLAFYAALVADDTLRAAYVNVGEKSSGTQTVEQPAVVEARDALVAGIIHDFTRIAQGAPLPPLGEGAVCDYCAARGLCRKDFWEVAQ; from the coding sequence ATGAACGAAGGCCACCCCGTCCAGGCCCTGTGGTGCGACCCCGCCGACGGCATCGTCGCGCGGATCGTCCGCGCGCTCGCCGAGCGCCAGGTGCACGCTGCCCGCACGGTGGTGCTGGTGCCCTATGCGCAGCTGATGGGCGTGGCGCGCGCCATGTGGGCCCGCTGCGGCAGCGCCGGCTTCGTGCCGCGCTTCGAGACCACGCACAACTGGGCCCGCAGCGCCGGCGGCTTCGTGCCCTCCGGCTACGACATCGCGCACGACATGGCGCGCGACCTCGTCACCGCGCAGGCCCTGCTGTCGCAGGCCGGTTTCAGCGCCGAGCGCTTCGCACTGGCCGGCCGCCTGGTCGAACTGGCCTACCAACTGGTGCCGCTCGCGTCCGCCGTGTCGCCGGACGAGCGCGTGGGCGAATGGGCCGCGCGCGCGGCGCAGGTGGCGGAGGCGGGCAGCGAGTCCGAGTGGTTCCGCACCGAGAGCGCGCTGATCCGCATTGCCGTGGCGTGGGTCGCCACCTCCGGCTACGCCACGGACGTGCTCCAGCGCGAGAGCACGCGCGCGCAGGTCGATGCACTCCTCGTGCTCGAGGGCTTCCAAACCGATCCGCTCACGCAGGCCCTGTGCGCCCTGTGGGGTGACCGGGCGCTGCGCCTGTCGCTGGTGCCGGCCGATACGCGGCCTGAAGCCGCGGCCTCGCATGTGGCACTCGACCCGGAGGACGAAGCCGAACTCGCGGCCGCCTGCGTGCTGCGCCACCTGGCCGAAGACCGTGCGCCGGTCGCGCTGGTGGCGACCGACCGCGCGCTCACACGCCGCATCAGCGCACAGCTCAAGGCGCAGGGCGTCATCACCCACGACGAGACCGGATGGAAACTTTCGACCACGCGCGCCGCCGCCACGCTGATGAGTTCGCTGCGCGCCTGCGCCCATGACGCCAGCAGCGACCAGGTGCTCGAATGGCTCAAGAGCGGCGCCGACGGTGATGCGCTGGTCGTCCAGTCGCTCGAGGCCCGCCTGCGCCGCGAAGGCGTGCGCGACTGGTCCGCGTGGTGCGCGCTGGTGGCGCGCAGCGAGAAGTCGCACGACGCCGCGCTGCTGAGCTTCACCGAAGCCATCGAGGAACGCCGCGCACCGATGATGCGATCCAGGCCCCTGGCCGAATGGCTGCGCGCGCTGCGCGAGCTGCTGGAGGCGGGCGACCAGTGGGAGCCGCTCAGCGAGGACATGGCCGGCGGCAAGGTCATTGCCGCACTGTGGCTCGACGCCGGCGCCCATGGCGACGACGAAGAATTCCCCGGTGGCCGCCATACGCTCGCCGAGTTCACCGCCTGGGTCCGCGACGTGCTCGAAGACGCGAGCTTCGTGCCGCCCGCCGGCGACCAGGCCCCGAAGGTCGTCGTGCTGCCGCTTTACCAACTGCTGGGCCGTGGCTTCGGCGCGGTCGTCATCCCTGGCTGCGACGACCGGCGCCTGCCTGCATCGCCGGAGCCGCCCGGCAACTGGAGCGCCGCGCAGCGCGCCGATCTCGGCCTGCCTTCGCGCGAAGCACTCGAGGCCGCACAGCGCGCGGCCTGGGCCATGGCGCTGCACAACCCGTCGTGCGAGCTGCTCTGGCGCCAGTCCGACGCCAACGGCGAGCCCGTGCGCCCGAGCCCGCTGGTGCAGGCCTTGCAACTCGACCACGCCTTGCGTCCCGCCACCGACCCGCGTTCCCCGCGCGAAGTGGCCGTGCAGCCGACCGAATACCCCAAGCCTTCAGGCGCGCTGCTGCCGCTGCAGAACATCTCGACCAGCGTGTACGAAGACCTGCGCCGCTGCCCCTATCGCTTCTTCGCGCTGCGGCAGCTCGGCCTGCGCAGCGCCGACGAGCTCGATGCCGAGGTCGACAAGCGCGACTTCGGCAACTGGCTGCACGCCGTGCTCGGCCACTTCCACCAGGCGCTGACCGAAGCCCCGACGCAGGACGCGCAGGAGCGCGCCGCGTTCATCGAGGAGGCCGCGCGCCGGGCCACGCGGGAGCTCGGCTTGTCCGATGCCGAGTTCCTGCCGTTCGCGGCGGCTTGGCCCGCGGTGCGCGACGGCTATCTCCATTGGCTGACGGGCCACGAAGCCAGCGGCGCGGTGTTCGTCGAGTCCGAGCCCTGGAAGGAGCAGCCGCTGGGCGACCTGCGCCTGATCGGCCGGCTCGACCGCATCGACCGCATGCCCGATGGCCAGCCCTTCGTGATCGACTACAAGACCGAGTCCGCCTCCGTCAGCAAGGAGCGCGTGAAAGACCCGACCGAAGACACCCAGCTGGCCTTCTACGCGGCGCTGGTGGCCGACGACACCCTGCGCGCGGCCTACGTGAACGTGGGGGAGAAGTCCTCGGGGACGCAGACCGTCGAGCAGCCGGCCGTGGTGGAGGCGCGTGACGCACTGGTCGCCGGCATCATCCACGACTTCACGCGCATCGCCCAGGGGGCGCCGCTGCCGCCATTGGGAGAGGGCGCCGTCTGCGACTACTGCGCGGCGCGCGGCCTCTGCCGCAAGGACTTCTGGGAGGTGGCGCAATGA
- the phoR gene encoding phosphate regulon sensor histidine kinase PhoR — MPFRIATFLIASLAIGGGAVAAFGWKFGWLGAWLGAVLWLGLDAWRAERLLQVLRNDAMGLPARGPGVWGELAERIRKLLRDREQQTRQAEDRLQEFLAAIQASPNGVVLLDEQGRIEWCNQTAASQFGIDAERDLAQHLANLVRDPAFVAYLASWNYSRDVIIDAFGPGHAHQRSHLVRLSVQVHPYAGNRRMLLTRDITALEQAEAMRRDFVANVSHEIRTPLTVLAGFVETLQNLPLDADERTRYLSLMGQQSHRMETLVNDLLTLSRLEGSAAPSGNQWIRIRALLAHCEDEGRGLSGRLAPLGHRLSFTIDAESEVSGAPTELQSAMSNLLSNAIRYTPGGGEVAVSWRVLPDGRGEYAVKDTGPGIAAEHIPRLTERFYRIDRSRSRETGGTGLGLAIVKHIAQRHGAELRIESTVGKGSRFALVFPAARVREARLLAKQ; from the coding sequence ATGCCTTTTCGCATTGCTACATTTTTAATAGCGTCCCTTGCAATTGGAGGGGGCGCTGTCGCTGCGTTCGGCTGGAAATTCGGTTGGCTGGGTGCCTGGCTGGGCGCGGTGCTGTGGCTCGGGCTTGATGCCTGGCGTGCCGAGCGGCTGCTGCAGGTACTGCGCAACGACGCAATGGGCCTGCCGGCGCGCGGACCCGGTGTGTGGGGCGAGTTGGCGGAGCGTATCCGCAAGCTGCTGCGAGACCGCGAGCAGCAGACTCGGCAGGCCGAAGACAGGCTGCAGGAGTTCCTCGCGGCCATTCAGGCATCGCCGAACGGCGTGGTGCTGCTCGACGAGCAGGGCCGCATCGAATGGTGCAACCAGACGGCTGCCAGCCAGTTCGGCATCGACGCGGAGCGTGACCTCGCGCAGCACCTGGCCAACCTCGTGCGCGACCCGGCCTTCGTGGCCTATCTGGCTTCCTGGAACTACAGCCGGGACGTCATCATCGACGCCTTCGGCCCGGGCCATGCGCACCAGCGCAGCCACCTGGTGCGGCTGTCGGTGCAGGTTCACCCCTATGCGGGCAACCGCCGCATGCTGCTGACGCGCGACATCACGGCACTGGAGCAGGCCGAAGCCATGCGCCGCGATTTCGTGGCGAACGTGTCCCATGAGATCCGCACGCCGCTGACAGTGCTCGCGGGCTTCGTCGAAACGCTGCAGAACCTGCCGCTCGATGCGGACGAGCGCACGCGTTACCTGTCGCTGATGGGGCAGCAGTCGCACCGCATGGAAACGCTGGTGAACGACCTGCTGACGCTGTCGCGGCTGGAGGGCAGCGCGGCGCCTTCGGGCAACCAGTGGATCCGAATCCGGGCTCTGCTCGCGCACTGCGAGGACGAGGGCCGGGGTCTGTCGGGCCGATTGGCGCCGCTGGGCCACCGCCTTTCGTTCACCATCGACGCGGAATCCGAAGTGTCTGGCGCGCCGACCGAATTGCAGAGCGCAATGTCGAACCTGCTGAGCAATGCCATCCGCTACACGCCGGGCGGTGGCGAGGTGGCCGTGAGCTGGCGGGTACTGCCCGACGGGCGCGGCGAATACGCGGTGAAAGACACGGGACCCGGCATTGCGGCCGAGCACATCCCCCGGCTGACCGAGCGCTTCTACCGCATCGACCGCAGCCGGTCGCGCGAGACGGGCGGCACCGGGCTGGGCCTTGCGATCGTGAAGCACATTGCGCAGCGTCATGGGGCCGAGTTGCGCATCGAAAGCACCGTGGGCAAGGGCTCGCGATTCGCGCTGGTGTTCCCGGCGGCGCGTGTCAGGGAAGCGCGGCTGCTGGCCAAGCAGTAG
- the phoB gene encoding phosphate regulon transcriptional regulator PhoB, with product MKKPRVLIVEDESSIAELIAVNLRHNGFEPIWSEDGAAAQREIDAFLPDLILLDWMLPGQSGLQLARQWRKDPRTKAIPILMLTARGDEPDKVAGLDAGADDYITKPFSTQEMLARIRAVLRRRAPEVVTERVEIGELALDTSTHRVTWQGGALKVGPTEFKLLAYLMQHAERVHSRAQLLDKVWGDHVYIEERTVDVHVKRLRESLGAAAPMVETVRGAGYRLTAQVTV from the coding sequence ATGAAGAAACCCCGAGTCCTGATCGTCGAAGACGAGTCCTCGATCGCCGAGCTGATCGCCGTCAACCTGCGCCACAACGGCTTCGAGCCGATCTGGTCGGAAGATGGCGCCGCGGCCCAGCGCGAGATTGACGCCTTCCTGCCGGATCTGATCCTGCTCGACTGGATGCTGCCCGGCCAGAGCGGCCTGCAGCTTGCGCGCCAGTGGCGCAAGGACCCGCGCACCAAGGCCATCCCGATCCTGATGCTGACGGCGCGCGGCGACGAGCCCGACAAGGTTGCCGGCCTCGACGCCGGTGCCGACGACTACATCACCAAGCCTTTCTCGACCCAGGAAATGCTGGCCCGCATCCGTGCGGTGCTGCGCCGCCGGGCGCCGGAAGTGGTGACAGAGCGCGTCGAGATCGGCGAACTGGCGCTCGACACCTCCACCCACCGCGTGACCTGGCAGGGCGGCGCACTGAAGGTCGGCCCGACCGAGTTCAAGCTGCTGGCGTACCTGATGCAGCACGCCGAGCGCGTGCACAGCCGGGCGCAACTGCTCGACAAGGTGTGGGGCGACCACGTCTACATCGAGGAACGCACGGTCGACGTGCACGTCAAGCGCCTGCGCGAGTCGCTGGGCGCGGCTGCGCCCATGGTGGAAACCGTGCGCGGAGCGGGCTATCGCCTGACAGCCCAAGTCACGGTTTGA